Proteins from a genomic interval of Rattus norvegicus strain BN/NHsdMcwi chromosome 2, GRCr8, whole genome shotgun sequence:
- the Smim43 gene encoding small integral membrane protein 43 isoform X1: MEWKLNLLLYLALFFFLLFLLFLLLFVVIKQLKNSVANTAGTLQPGRLSLHREPWGFNNEQAV, translated from the coding sequence ATGGAGTGGAAGCTGAATCTGCTGCTCTACTTAGCGctcttcttcttcctgctcttcctcctgttcctcctgctctTCGTGGTCATCAAGCAGCTGAAGAACTCGGTGGCCAATACAGCCGGGACGCTGCAGCCGGGGCGTCTGTCGCTGCACCGGGAGCCTTGGGGTTTCAATAACGAGCAAGCAGTGTGA